The sequence ttccagggtgagaaaacctggatttgtgctggaaatggcccaacctgatgatcactttagataagctattaccagcaggacagtggggtgggaggaggtattttttcatattctctgtgtataaataaagtctgctgcagtttccacggcatgcatctgatgaagtgagctgtagccctcGAAAATGTGTAGGCCAATTCcaagagggagaaaggaaacttGTTAATGTTGGAGAAAAGGGAGATGTGTTCAAGAAAttgttttgttctgcatttggaaaggagcAGTATCAGGTACTCAGATCACACACGGTCATGAaacactttccagtccattagcagtcaaagaggatgttaaacagcatctacagtagaacctcagagttacaaaaaccagagttacgaactgaccgatCACCAAACTTCTCATTCCAAATCAAAAGTAGGCAGTCGGGCAGCaacagacccccccccagcccttacaCCCCAAAGGAAATAAAGGACAGTTCTGCATTAAAcctaaactattaaaaaataaaaggaaagttttttaaaaaagatttgacaagttTAAGAAACAGTGGAAAAGCTGATCTGggataagttaaaaaaaatctaggagtctaattaatgccagtcaacaatatggttttatggaaaCAGGTCTTGTCAAATAAATACGATTTCATCCTTTCATGAGAGTACACGTTTGGTTGATCAAGGGAACCATACAGATGCAACAGACTTCAATTTCTCTGAGgcatgagctattaccagcaggagagtgagtttgtgtgtgtatgggggtgatgtgagaaaacctggatttgtgctggaaatggcccaccttaattatgcacattgtagggagaatggtcactttggatgagctattaccagcaggatagtgagtttgtgtgtgtggtttttgggaggggggtgagggggtgagagaacctggatttgtgcaggaaatggcccaactttattatcatgcacattgtgtaaagagttgtcactttggatgggctatcaccagcaggagagtgaatttgtgtgggggggtggagggtgagaaaacctggatttgtgctggaaatggcccacctgatgatcactttagataagctattaccagcaggacagtggggtgggaggaggtattttttcatattctctgtgtataaataaagtctgctgcagtttccacggtatgcatctgatgaagtgagctgtagctcacgaaagctcatgctcaaataaattggttagtctctaaggtgccacaagtactccttttctttttgcgaatacagactaacatggctgttactctgaaacctgacattttcgAGGGTTTCTTTTCTTCTTAAGATAATTAATAACTTCCTTTTTGTTATCCTTAGCCCTGCAAAGCATGGATTTCCCCCAATGTCTGTAACATCCTGTATCTATTTTCATAACTTCCAATTTCTATGGCTTGCtatctattttcccttttccccatttgttatatattgcttccccccccccccccagttgctgccttcactttgctACTGAACTGGGTTTTTAACCAAAGTTCTCTActttcttgattgtggaatcATGGCTTTTTAGATCTCTcataaactcttcttaaagaactTCCATTTTTCATTCCCATTTTTCTGTCTACATTTTTCCTCCCAATCAGTTTTGCTGATCATTTGCCTTATCTTTGGGGAATTGGCCCTTTTGAAGGGTATCTGTAGATAGCTATTACTGGCTGGGAGCTGTTCTCTGTTTGTCCATATCAATGTAATCAGTTCCATTCTTTATTTTGTTCTCCTCTATCGTAtgccccttaattgtctcttctctaaactaaccagtcccagacttttcagTCTTTCCGCATACGCCAGCCTCCCCGATTCTCACAGCCTGCCTGGGAAATCCCCTTTCTATCTGCTACATCCTTTATAGAGGCTGGGTGAGCAAAAGTGAGTGCATCTCCAGAGCAGgatattctccatcccattccttacgAATCTGAACATTGTCTTTGTTGTGGCCACTACAGCTGCAATCAATGGAGCTGCTATCAATGATATCAATGATATCAATGCTATCAATGGAGCTGCTATCAATGATGCCCAAGTCTTTTCCCTGAGGTGTGTTCTAGTTGGGATGTTTCCCCTGGCACATGTCTTGGCAAAGGTGTTTTTTTCCCACTCTCAGATTTTCAATAACTAGGTGAATGGGAAACCCCCTACAGCATGGACTCTGTAGCCTGGGTTTCATTGTATTGAGCCTATGTGTAAAttggcagattttttttgctgaaactttggTCAATGACGAAAAAGCCTTTAAAAGAAATCATTGTTGCAAACCCTTACACCTCTCGTTAAGGTGCCTTTATTACGTCACTGAAACTGAGGAGTTCTGTCTTCAAAAGCGGATTTGTAGTGTTTACACCTCCACTATTTCTTCACCAAATGCTGCCTCTTGGCAAAAAAACTTGGCAGTGCAGATAAGGCCTAAGGAACAATGAGGGAAAACCAGCATCCACTCGTGTTTCGTGCTGATGCCTATTAATGTTTCCCATACCACGATGTGTAGGAATTATTGACGAAAGGAGCACCATAAAATATGGAACTGACATTAGTAGGGTCAATTGTTCATAATTCATTTATCTTAatcattaaaatgtcatttttcagtgtgtgaagaGCGACCAACCTGCTCCATCCATGAGACAAGCCTCGAGCTGTGTATGTAGTGTCTAATATTAACATTTTCTTTCCATCCAGGCATTTCTCCTGCGACCATCACCCTAGACCCTGGGCACATACAGGAAGTCAGGGGAACGCACGGTACATGCAGGAAACACCATTCTGCCTCAGCGTTGGAAACCTTCTCTcctactccatgtcagattccaactCAACCGACTTTACCAACCCttccaccttcatcctgctgggcattcctggcctggaggcagcccatgtctggatctccatcccttTCTGTGCGATCTATGTCATAGCCATCTTGGGGAACTTCACAATCCTGTACATCGTGAAGAGGGAGCCAAGCCTCCATGtgcccatgtactatttcctctgcatgctggtcGTCGCCGACGTGGTCCCGTCTACGGCCGTCCTacccaaaatgctgagcatcttctggttcaattccagggagatcaATTTCACcgcctgcctcacccagatgttctgCCTTCTCAGCTTCTCTGTTATGCATTCTGGGATCCTTGTGGCCATGGCTTTGgatcgctacgtggccatctgtgatcccctgagacattccaccaCTCTGACAAACCCTGTGGTGGCCAAAATTGGCCTGGCCGTGGTGCTGCGTGGCATCATGCTCGTATTGCCCTATCTCTTCCTGGCGAGGAggtggccatattgcagaaccaacatcatTCCCTACACATACTGCAAGCACATAGCTGTGGTGAAGCTGGCCTGCGCCGACATCCGCATCAGTAGTTACTACAGCCTCTCTGTGGCATTCTTGGTGACCGGTGTGGATGTGTTTTGTATCACTGTGTCCTATAtccagatcctcagggccatcttcagcctcccAACAAAGGACGCCCGCCTCAAGACTTTTGGGACCTGTGGCTCCCACCTCTGTGTCATCTTAGGCTCTTACATCCCACATCTCTTCTCCGCCCTCACAGAACGGTTTGGGCACAATATGGCCCTGCATTTCCACGTTCTCATGAACAACATGTATTTCCTGGTGCCCCCCATGTTAAACCCCATCATCTATGGGGTGAGGAGCCAACAGATTCGGGATAGTCTGCTCCAGCTCTTTACTCATTAAGGGTCATAAAGCTTTCTCCTGGTGATCTGGCTGGTAGACTGAGCTCCATGCAGTGCTGGCTGGTGACATGGTGCTGGGTTCTCTTCCCTGAATCACTGACTGGCCAGTCAAAGAGACCTGAAACCCTTTCCTGACTTTACTGTGCTGTGTCAGTGTGACAAATGGGGAATCTGACTATGTGCAACTCCGAGGGTTGCCGCCTTTCTAATTCCTGGTAACTGGAAGCATAAGCCCCCACCCATTTACCATGCATCTTCCCCCAGGTTACGCCCCTGCTCTGCGTCTTcccctcaaggccctgcccctcactctttcctctcctccccacctcctgtaACTCTCTGGATCGTCCTTGTGACACTCTGCACTCCAAAGCACTCTATATTTACCACGGTGATGTAATTATGGtacgttttgtacaaagtatgtcctGTGAGCTATTATTCTAAAGGGCTTAATCTGCTTAACATTAATATCTCCTTGGGTATATGAAGTAATGAAATCATGCTTTGTGTGAGTTCCTAACTTGTGATACGAGGCTGGAAACACCcaaaaccagcctttcaggtatgtCAAAGGACTAGCTAGACAGTGTTTATGACAGCAATTAACACTCATCGAGGGAAGAATCCACTAGCACAGGAACTCTGTATAAGAAAGCCTCCACGGAGGGAGTACGGAGACAACAGAGAATGTTTGGTCAATGGGGGTGGACCCCCAACGTCACATATACAGACTtttcagaaaactggaagaaactataaaaggtgTGGAGTGAAATCATCTCTTGTCTTCACTGCCCCACAACTCAACAGCTGCAAGAAGCTCAGGAAGACAAAGGAGTTTGAATTGGGCAGGGGATCAAAGCAGGTACAGCCTGTTCCTCAGGAATCTgtaagcctgcttgtatcatcagtcagggtgagatattgctgattcaaatcctatcaaGCATGCACTAGCCTTATGCTGCAAGTTTGTTTCATTTCCTGAGTAACCTGCCTTGATCTGTTTtttatcacttataatcatttaGCATCTATCCttctctagttaataaacctgattTATGTTTCATCTTACCTAgtgtgtttttgagtgaagtgtcAGGGACTCTTAGTTCCGTTAGCAAAGAAAGGTGCGTATCTTCCCCCATCGAGGGGGGGAgtctaattaatgagcttgcaccgTACACATCTCTGTGTTGTGCAAGACGGTGTAATTCTGAGTCTATGCTCCAGGAGGGGTGcaaggctggagagctgggatATTGGCTGATGGTCCATGAGTagcttaggtaaagcactcaggtaacTTAGTTGAGTGTGTGGCAACACCTGCTGTCGTGTTGGGTGAGAACAGGGCCCGGAGGGGCTGGCTGTGTGTCACCAGCAGAGCAGGGGAAGAGGCCAACCCAGCTGAATGGTTTGGAGGCACAGTGGTTCCAACAGCTTCCAGGCTTCTCCCAGAGGTACATCCCATCAcaatctcctcctcccctccagcccccccagctgggctccctctgctctggggatgggaagggagatgctgcagcctgacaaggagcctgcGTGCAGGTTGGAGTAGGAGGCGGCCCCAGTTAATGACCCAATGCCTCCCTCCGCTCTGCGGTAACTGGACATCGTTATACATAGAGATATGAATAGAATTCTTAAGTCAGTTTCATGGTcgagatggtgagctttagagTTGCAAAGAGATCTTTCAGAATTAATCCTTAGCTTGCAGTCCAATGTTCAGTATCAGGGTGATCCAGAATGGAACTGTAGACCTCAGCCTTGTGACTTGAGCTTCTCCTGACAAAACTTAAGTGGAtttgagatgacaggatcaggacccaagtaCTCTTTTAAGGACCATTTGCAGGCTATGATAATGAAGAATTGTTGCTTTGAAATAGAATTACCTATTTCCTGTGAATACACTGGTAACTCTTCCATTCATCAGTGTAAGGTAATTATCCATTAAGCGCACATTGGTAGATAACTACAAACATCAAATAGAAGTCTAGACAATGAAATTATTACACCCAAGTTTAATTTCAATGTTACTAttttcttttgatctttgaatcaacaGATATACCAACAGACAGGAACCATCTGTTTACATggttaacatctaacaagatataaataaaaacatacaatTAGGATTACCTCTTGTCATAACCATACaactaagggtagcctagaattcctcctttacctgtaaggggttaagaagctcaagtaacctggttggcacctgaccaaaaggaccaatggggaaagaagatactttcaaatctgtgggtgGGGAGGCTTTGTTTGGGCTATTTGTTTGTGTGCTCTCTCctgggactgagaggggccaggcagaaaactccttctcctgcaGACCATCCTGAAACAAGTCTCTCATACTACAAAAAGTGTAAGTAAGCAAGGTGAGGTGCATTAGGTTATCATTTGTTTGAGCTTGTGACTTTTCCctgtgctagagggaggtttattcctgtttttgtaactttaaagttgcCTAGAGGGaattcctctgtgttttaaatcttttgttaccctgtaaagttaccttccatcctgattttaccaaggtgattcttttacctttttttaaaaataaaattcttcttttaagaacctgattgattttcagtgtcctaaagacCCAGGGGTTTAGGGCTGggctcactttgtaaccaattggttaggatattattctcaagcctccccagaaaagggggtgtaggagtttggggggatattttggggctCTAAGTGGCCCTCCCTGAacgtttgtttaaatcacttggtggtggcagtgataccaagggcaaggaagaaatcatgccttggggaagtttttaaaataagctggtagaaataagcttaggggggtctttcatgcagatccccgtATCTGTACCCCAGAAttcagagaggggagggaaccctgacacctctaattctctaacagtacaggtttgcatttcaaagctcaaGTCTATTTCGCATGGCTATGTTGCTATTTATGAGAATTGGCCGTAATGACAATTTATATACTTCtctaatatgtctttaaaggttGAATTTTGGTCAATTAGCATGCTAGTTGCATAACCCTTTCTGACCATGTCACACCTATTTACTCACATTTGATTGTAGGAACCATCTCTATCCTTATGTCTTGGGGCTTTTACTGTACTCTTCACTCATGCTCCTTGTGCTCAGAGGCAGGAGGCTTGGGTGGACGGAAGAAAGGAGTAACTGCATTTTAGATAAAATCCGTTTTCTCCAGCTTCTCTGCTGAGGGGTGGGCTTGGAAGGAATGGAACCTCCCCAGAAGAGGGACCAGAGAGAGGCAGTCTTGGTCCAGCCCTTTACAAACATAGAGACTGGATGAGTCAGAAgaagctggggcaggagagaggcacAATGGAGGCAGAGGGGACTCTTTGGTTTCAGAGCTATGGCTGCAGCAGAGAGACAGACTCCAGATGGAGGAGAAGCCAGGAGGTGGCCTCTGGACACCTTAGAGGTCTCTGACGAAATCCCAAAGAATGCTCCAGGGCAGTGAGGACACTGAGGTGGGAATAGTGTACAAGTGTGGTACTGTGTTTAACTGGATCCGGGTATCTCTTGTGCTGTGTAAAGTAGAGGAATTGGTTTAGCAACCCCTTTTGGAAAGCCTGGATCTGTTTGCTTTAACGATCCTGTGCCCTGAAAGAAGgaaactgaaaacagagtttGCCCAAGgcggtgggggggctctgggaagGTGTGTTGAAGGAATTGGAGAGTCTGGGGGAGCGAAGCCAAATCTCATCTCTGGGCCCTGGTGCTTGGCATGCAGCTCTCTGAATAACCCACacgcctcctgggtgtggtgttctgtcccatctagtggcaccaagaccacttaaagagagagataaaatgagtctgcttgACAGCCTTAACTAataggcagttggcttttagctcatgtggtagaggctcatgtactAAGCTCCAAAGGTCcaaggttcgatcccgcccactGACGACCAgcgtctgttggtgttacaagtgGTGAATCGTCCGGGATTTCAACTGAGAAATCTTTTATGCTACCGAGGAGGTttgattcctgtttttgtaactgtgaagatGAAGCTGGAGAGGAATCCTCTTTCtttgaaatctttttattaccctgtaaagttactttCCATCTGGATTTTGCAGGtgtaatttttttacttttttctttataataaagttcttcttttaaaaacctgataaatttcagtgtcctgaagacaaagggtctaGTCTGTGCACACATTACTAAGGCAATTAGTTGGtctattattctcaagcctccccaggaaagggggtgaaggggcttggggggatattttgggggaatagggatTCCAAATGATCCTTCCCTGAGTTTTTGATTAAATCActcggtggtggcagcaataccatccaaggacaaggaaaggaatttgtgcctttgggaagttttaacctaagctggtagaatataagcttagcaggtctttcatgtgggtccccacatctgttcccCAGAGTTccgagtgtgtgggggggaaccctgacagtcTCTCCCTTGGAAAGTGCTCCGCAGAATGGAAGAGGCAGGGAGACCCTGTTCTCATGGATTTCGTCCCATCTCACTCTCTCTAATGCACATCCCACCCTAGGTGCCAGTTACAAACACTCAAGGCTCTGTAAGTCCATCCACTTCAGTGGAAATAGCAGGTGTAGCACTGTGAACTGCTGCGGCTGAGCACTGATCTGGCTGGGCATGAAGCAGTGCGCATTAGTCTGGTTATTAATCCACGTAACAGTAAGTCCCTCATCATTACCATCAAGCAGCCCGCAACTGCAACCAGCTCAGTATTAACCTGTCTAGAGGCACTGTTGGGCAGAAGGCGGCTTCTTAGATAGGGCTGGATGCTGCTAGAAAGATGTGGGGGCTGCGCTCTTACAGTGCAGCATTTGTGGGGATGTCATGGCCGCAGGCTTGCTACAAAGCTAGAGAtctatagaacaatgggtacccCAGCTCCAGTGGATGGAAGCAAAATGTGGGGGGCTGAGGAACTCCAGGCTGATGTTTTCAGTGCTCACAgtctccagctgctgctctgtATCAAGATCAGCAGCACAAGAACAGGCATGAGGAATTCTTGAACCCACAACCGCTCCCATCAGCGTTGTGCCAGTCTTGGCAGCTTTCTTGCTGGGGACACATAGCTAGAGTGAAAGACCAGCATATTCTGAAGTGGGCATACCAAGGAATATCATGATATGGCCAGTGATCACCTGGGTGCCAAAAGTTTAGGTGGCACAACAGACCTGCCACTGCGTGAATATACAACCTGCTCCCCTTAAACACCTTCCCAGAGATTAATCGGGGCAGCACTCGGTTTGCAAGGAGGCTACgttcctttgggatttgccatgaagATAATGATGATGCCTGGTGGGACGAACGGCTCCCCAGATACTGTGGCAAAAGGTCTGTGTCTCCAGTAATGTGTGTGAGGCTGAGGTCTGACAAACAGAAAGTGCAGGAGACACTCGCTGAACAATGAAAGTGAGGTGGACACTTTCAGGGGGTCACATATTGCACATGTGATGGGTAGCTGGGAAAACACTCTTTCCGTTTCCTTTGCTCTGAACCATGGCTTGCTTTTCTCCTGTAGTACAGAACAGAATGTTGTCTTTTTCAGGACATGGATGTATGGCTTATATTGAAACATAAAAGTAGATGTCTGAGAGCTCTAGTTTGATAGATATATTGCTGTGACACGctgtaccccaaagcaacaccctggaacccccatattcaccactgttatATAGTTGCCCCAAATCTTGTACAAActatgtcatgtgaggtgtcagtGCAAAAGctatggtttgctgaata is a genomic window of Lepidochelys kempii isolate rLepKem1 chromosome 1, rLepKem1.hap2, whole genome shotgun sequence containing:
- the LOC140899322 gene encoding olfactory receptor 52R1-like → MQETPFCLSVGNLLSYSMSDSNSTDFTNPSTFILLGIPGLEAAHVWISIPFCAIYVIAILGNFTILYIVKREPSLHVPMYYFLCMLVVADVVPSTAVLPKMLSIFWFNSREINFTACLTQMFCLLSFSVMHSGILVAMALDRYVAICDPLRHSTTLTNPVVAKIGLAVVLRGIMLVLPYLFLARRWPYCRTNIIPYTYCKHIAVVKLACADIRISSYYSLSVAFLVTGVDVFCITVSYIQILRAIFSLPTKDARLKTFGTCGSHLCVILGSYIPHLFSALTERFGHNMALHFHVLMNNMYFLVPPMLNPIIYGVRSQQIRDSLLQLFTH